In one window of Lewinella sp. 4G2 DNA:
- a CDS encoding PAS domain-containing sensor histidine kinase, with protein sequence MSLLKTSTRWPLYLGIAGMVVVLVSVWYTNNLATQLSEIEHRQLRMANTATERLNLLTLDDTGDDVSMELDILDAMETVPTILVSMDGHIDAFYNMGTVDTGRVKAQLKQWIDNGSVPIRQDVQLIYYGESRLLVQLRYFPVVLLLLVSTFILLGYIGLNQSRRAEQNLVWVGMAKETAHQLGTPISAILGWVEHLKMMYGDNEDLMEVSDELGRDVNRLSMVANRFSKIGATPELVPTNIFEEMDKCREYMEKRAPRKVKFNFPAADAGNLMVGINPLLFDWVIENLLRNALDAMDGSGEISALISENGGKVFIDITDTGKGIAAKNIRKVFNPGFTTKQRGWGLGLSLVRRIIHEYHNGKIQVSRSAPGVGTTFTISLPKV encoded by the coding sequence ATGAGCCTTCTTAAAACCTCCACACGCTGGCCTTTGTACCTGGGGATTGCCGGGATGGTAGTGGTGTTGGTGTCGGTTTGGTACACGAATAATCTGGCAACCCAACTCTCCGAGATCGAGCACCGGCAACTGCGCATGGCGAATACCGCCACGGAACGCCTCAACCTGCTGACGCTGGATGACACGGGAGACGACGTCAGCATGGAACTCGACATTCTGGACGCCATGGAAACCGTACCTACCATCCTGGTGAGTATGGACGGCCACATCGACGCATTTTATAACATGGGGACGGTCGATACCGGCCGCGTAAAAGCGCAATTGAAGCAGTGGATTGATAACGGATCCGTCCCCATCCGGCAGGACGTGCAGCTGATCTACTACGGCGAAAGCCGGCTCCTGGTGCAGTTGCGGTACTTCCCGGTGGTGCTGCTGTTACTCGTCTCAACGTTCATTTTGCTGGGCTACATTGGCCTTAATCAGTCTCGCCGGGCCGAACAAAACCTCGTTTGGGTGGGGATGGCCAAGGAAACCGCTCACCAACTAGGTACGCCCATCAGCGCAATTCTAGGCTGGGTGGAGCACCTGAAAATGATGTACGGCGACAACGAGGATCTCATGGAAGTGAGTGACGAATTGGGCCGCGACGTCAATCGGCTATCCATGGTCGCCAACCGTTTCAGCAAGATTGGCGCCACCCCCGAACTCGTACCCACGAACATCTTCGAGGAGATGGACAAGTGCCGCGAGTACATGGAAAAGCGCGCGCCGCGTAAGGTAAAATTCAACTTCCCCGCGGCGGATGCTGGTAACCTGATGGTGGGAATCAACCCCCTACTTTTTGACTGGGTCATCGAAAATCTACTGCGCAACGCGCTAGACGCCATGGACGGTTCGGGTGAGATCTCCGCCCTCATCAGTGAGAATGGGGGGAAGGTATTTATTGACATCACCGATACCGGCAAGGGTATTGCGGCCAAGAATATTCGCAAGGTGTTTAACCCTGGATTCACGACCAAGCAAAGGGGGTGGGGCCTTGGTTTAAGCCTCGTGCGCCGCATCATCCACGAGTACCACAACGGTAAGATCCAGGTTAGCCGCTCGGCGCCCGGGGTTGGTACTACCTTCACGATCTCCCTACCCAAAGTCTGA
- a CDS encoding OmpH family outer membrane protein: protein MIYRLVLITALCLASMTSVSAQQKLAHVNFGNVLSVMPEVKTADGILASLNDSLGTVLEKQTEEFRTLYEKVRADVENLTPIQLQQEQAKLKGMQTEIEQLQQRIPQMIEVRRGQLLAPVVQRAKAAIEKIARARGYDIVMDSSIFNAVLFVAEGNDLTEAVQAALK, encoded by the coding sequence ATGATCTACCGTCTCGTCCTCATTACCGCTTTGTGCCTCGCATCAATGACTTCCGTTTCCGCCCAACAGAAACTGGCGCACGTGAATTTTGGAAACGTCCTGAGCGTCATGCCCGAAGTAAAGACGGCTGATGGTATCCTCGCCTCCCTGAATGACTCCCTTGGCACCGTCCTGGAAAAGCAGACCGAAGAATTTCGTACGCTGTACGAGAAAGTCAGAGCTGATGTGGAAAACCTCACCCCCATTCAACTACAGCAGGAACAAGCTAAGTTAAAGGGCATGCAGACCGAAATTGAGCAGCTGCAACAGCGTATCCCCCAAATGATCGAAGTTCGGCGGGGCCAACTCCTTGCTCCAGTAGTACAACGGGCAAAGGCAGCCATTGAAAAGATCGCCAGAGCTCGGGGCTACGATATCGTGATGGACTCTTCCATTTTCAATGCAGTGCTGTTCGTAGCCGAAGGGAATGATTTGACGGAAGCCGTACAAGCGGCGTTGAAATAA
- a CDS encoding glycosyltransferase family 39 protein gives MNRTLFIAALILLPAALLIHLGAMVFIDDEAIRALVAQEMIWSGNYVSPTMHGDVYLNKPPLFNWILAISFSLFGGAGEFATRFPTVLSVLGFAATTYYFSRKHFSRSLAGLHALTVVTCGRMLFWDSMLGLIDVTFSWVVYAQIMLLYEYGSKGQWWRAFAWSYGLTAVGFMLKGLPAIVFQGVTIFALLTWVKAWKQFIRPAHLLSGVACVALLSLYYWQYSQYVDLSLVVDRLFLESGKRTAAAHSIWENVAHVAGFPFEMSYHFLPWTLLLAYLLQRGSWARLKTNNFAAFCLVAFLANLPIYWLSPNVYPRYLLMLFPLLFGSCLYLHTQHLRQRTLTYRSLRYLLLGTMSVIAIALPFVPLVPETAIVSYAWLKSILLGAAAGAVVWTGWKRQRGYLLHVAVFLLIARVAFNFFVLPPRAAGDERGIAVRKTAVAAMETTKEDQVAIYGYSLIEPATGYYLTQARGAIIPRIWEGFDDKTLYLTSPWQYPDIKVEAVDSVYLRHHRSSYPIGPFAIPPTDRARMGLGGMMDGMGTLKPGDE, from the coding sequence ATGAACCGTACCCTATTCATTGCCGCTCTTATCCTCCTTCCGGCCGCCCTGCTGATTCACCTCGGGGCCATGGTTTTTATCGATGATGAGGCAATCCGGGCGCTGGTCGCTCAGGAAATGATCTGGTCCGGGAACTACGTATCGCCCACGATGCACGGGGATGTGTACCTCAACAAACCACCCCTGTTTAACTGGATCCTGGCCATCAGTTTCTCCCTGTTTGGTGGGGCCGGCGAATTCGCTACTCGTTTCCCGACGGTACTGAGTGTACTGGGATTTGCCGCGACGACCTACTACTTCTCCCGCAAACACTTTTCCCGTTCCCTCGCTGGATTGCACGCCCTTACGGTGGTCACCTGTGGGCGGATGCTCTTTTGGGACAGCATGCTCGGCTTAATCGACGTCACCTTCAGCTGGGTGGTGTACGCACAGATCATGCTGCTTTACGAATACGGCAGCAAGGGGCAATGGTGGCGCGCCTTCGCCTGGAGTTATGGCCTCACGGCGGTCGGTTTCATGCTGAAGGGTTTGCCGGCCATCGTCTTTCAGGGGGTGACCATCTTTGCGTTGCTGACCTGGGTGAAGGCCTGGAAGCAGTTCATCCGTCCGGCTCACTTGCTATCCGGGGTGGCCTGCGTGGCCCTGCTCAGCCTATATTACTGGCAATACAGTCAGTACGTAGATCTGTCGTTGGTGGTGGATCGGCTCTTCCTGGAATCTGGCAAACGCACCGCGGCGGCACACTCCATTTGGGAAAACGTGGCGCACGTAGCGGGCTTCCCATTCGAAATGAGTTATCACTTTTTGCCGTGGACGCTCCTGCTGGCCTATCTCCTCCAGCGAGGTAGTTGGGCGCGGTTAAAAACCAATAATTTTGCCGCCTTCTGCCTGGTGGCGTTCCTGGCCAATTTGCCTATTTATTGGTTATCACCCAACGTTTACCCCCGGTACTTGCTCATGCTGTTTCCCCTTCTCTTCGGCAGCTGCCTCTACCTACACACCCAGCACCTGCGGCAGCGCACCCTGACCTACCGGAGCCTTCGTTATCTGCTGCTGGGCACGATGTCGGTTATTGCTATTGCACTGCCCTTCGTACCGCTCGTGCCGGAGACGGCAATCGTGAGCTACGCCTGGCTTAAAAGCATTCTCTTGGGCGCTGCCGCGGGTGCGGTGGTGTGGACCGGATGGAAGCGCCAACGCGGGTACCTCCTCCACGTGGCGGTGTTTCTGTTGATTGCCCGGGTGGCCTTCAACTTCTTCGTACTCCCCCCAAGGGCGGCGGGTGACGAACGCGGAATCGCCGTCCGCAAAACCGCCGTGGCTGCCATGGAAACGACTAAAGAGGACCAAGTAGCCATCTACGGCTATTCCCTAATTGAACCGGCCACGGGCTATTACCTGACGCAAGCCCGCGGTGCCATCATCCCGCGTATTTGGGAAGGATTTGACGATAAGACATTGTACCTGACCTCTCCCTGGCAGTACCCCGATATCAAAGTGGAAGCCGTCGACAGCGTCTACCTCCGCCACCACCGAAGTAGTTACCCTATCGGGCCCT
- the fabF gene encoding beta-ketoacyl-ACP synthase II, with translation MKRVVVTGIGALTAIGNNVGEYLEGLKAGKSGAKPITQFNAEQFKTQFACEVTDWDATDRLDKREIRRLDRYIVMALYAAQEAMQDAGFYGGEGESVFELDPDRAGAIVASGIGGLGTLEKEITDFANGSGTPRYNPFMIPKMIANMGAGHISMAHNLRGPSYATVSACASAGHAIAAAADDIRLDRADVMVCGGAEAVVTQVGIGGFNSMKALSTRNDDMKTASRPYDAERDGFVLGEGAGILILESLEHAQARGAKIYAEVVGYAASSDAYHISAPHPEGLGAKMAMTNALKYAGLKAEDVDYINTHGTSTPIGDTAELKAIQLAFGEAAYGLNISSTKSMTGHLLGAAAAIEAIACILAINHNFVPPTINHFNDDPDIDPKLNLTFNEAQERTVDVALSNTFGFGGHNSATVFKRFNA, from the coding sequence ATGAAAAGAGTAGTTGTAACCGGCATTGGCGCCCTCACAGCCATTGGCAATAACGTCGGGGAGTACCTCGAAGGCCTCAAGGCCGGTAAAAGCGGTGCCAAGCCCATCACTCAATTCAATGCGGAACAATTCAAAACTCAGTTCGCCTGCGAAGTCACGGACTGGGACGCCACGGATCGGCTCGACAAACGCGAGATCCGCCGCCTCGATCGTTACATCGTCATGGCACTCTACGCCGCCCAGGAAGCCATGCAAGACGCTGGATTTTACGGAGGAGAAGGAGAGTCGGTCTTTGAGCTCGACCCCGACCGCGCCGGCGCCATCGTCGCGAGTGGGATCGGAGGCCTGGGTACCCTCGAAAAAGAAATTACGGATTTTGCCAACGGCAGCGGAACGCCCCGTTACAATCCGTTCATGATCCCCAAGATGATCGCCAATATGGGGGCTGGCCACATCAGTATGGCCCACAACCTCCGCGGGCCCAGCTACGCCACGGTGAGTGCCTGTGCTTCCGCAGGACATGCTATCGCAGCGGCGGCCGATGATATTCGCCTGGACCGCGCCGACGTGATGGTCTGCGGTGGTGCCGAAGCCGTCGTCACCCAGGTAGGCATCGGTGGTTTTAACAGCATGAAGGCCCTCAGCACCCGCAATGACGACATGAAAACCGCCTCCCGCCCCTACGATGCGGAGCGTGATGGATTCGTCCTTGGGGAAGGCGCCGGTATTCTAATCCTGGAAAGTTTGGAACACGCCCAGGCGCGCGGTGCCAAGATCTACGCCGAAGTAGTGGGATACGCCGCCAGTTCCGACGCTTACCACATCTCCGCACCACATCCGGAAGGGCTGGGTGCTAAAATGGCCATGACCAACGCCCTGAAGTACGCCGGCCTCAAAGCGGAGGACGTGGACTACATCAACACCCACGGTACTTCCACCCCAATCGGGGATACGGCGGAGCTTAAAGCCATCCAACTGGCCTTCGGGGAAGCGGCGTATGGCCTCAACATCAGTTCCACAAAATCAATGACCGGCCACCTTTTGGGGGCCGCAGCAGCGATTGAAGCGATCGCCTGTATTCTGGCGATCAACCACAATTTCGTACCGCCGACGATCAACCACTTCAATGATGATCCGGACATTGACCCGAAACTGAACCTCACCTTCAACGAAGCGCAGGAAAGAACGGTGGATGTTGCATTAAGTAATACCTTTGGTTTTGGCGGGCACAATTCCGCTACCGTCTTCAAGCGGTTTAACGCATAA
- a CDS encoding glycoside hydrolase family 73 protein, with translation MKQNIPSIPSGLRLLFRGLYHKIHAQVTSPYTKLVVLAALVIIVMQREISFSINIDGGSLLRVNEQSVFTNSEEGPQVLAIAASTSGAESVAAIDDKLSARRNWTKKQLAQLSYVKDFRSAALDEYRRHGIPASITLAQGLLESGHGTSTLARRNNNHFGIKCFSKKCRKGHCSNHSDDHHKDFFRNFSDPFESFAAHSQVLLKNRYKPLFRLGHRDYKGWSHGLRKAGYATDPRYGDKLIRLIEDLELWRYDRISA, from the coding sequence ATGAAACAGAATATACCCAGCATTCCTTCCGGCCTGCGACTACTCTTTCGGGGCCTCTATCACAAGATTCACGCTCAAGTGACGAGTCCCTACACTAAGCTCGTCGTGCTGGCGGCATTGGTAATTATTGTCATGCAGCGGGAGATCAGCTTCAGCATAAATATTGACGGTGGTAGCCTGCTGCGCGTAAATGAGCAATCCGTATTCACCAACAGTGAGGAAGGCCCGCAAGTGTTGGCCATCGCAGCTTCAACCTCGGGCGCTGAGTCCGTTGCGGCCATCGACGACAAATTGAGCGCGCGGCGTAATTGGACCAAAAAGCAACTCGCTCAGTTGAGCTACGTAAAGGACTTCCGCTCCGCTGCACTGGATGAGTACCGCCGCCACGGAATCCCTGCCAGCATCACGCTCGCGCAGGGGCTATTGGAAAGTGGCCACGGCACGTCTACCCTAGCCCGCCGGAACAACAATCACTTTGGGATCAAGTGCTTCAGTAAAAAGTGTAGAAAAGGCCACTGCTCGAACCATAGTGATGACCACCACAAGGACTTCTTCCGCAATTTTTCCGACCCATTTGAGAGCTTCGCGGCCCACAGTCAGGTACTGTTAAAAAACCGGTACAAGCCGTTGTTCCGTTTGGGTCACCGCGACTATAAAGGTTGGTCCCACGGGCTGCGCAAGGCCGGCTACGCTACGGACCCACGGTACGGCGATAAATTGATCCGTCTCATCGAAGACTTGGAGCTCTGGCGGTACGACCGCATCAGCGCCTAG
- a CDS encoding site-2 protease family protein, with protein MDLHWSFVLVVPGILYLSYQPEVGIVREALTWYLSVGVLLFLFVLLHELGHALMARARDVTAEKIVLFPLGGGAFLPDPPKTVVDELLIYGAGPGANLLLAAIALPFLYFQPDGDLLLRSFVDPFGNYVVQPDRMDQLLGVSVAVNLILAIGNLLPAYPLDGGRMLRALLRRPLGERPAVVVVTLLGMLIGISLLGLAWYLKDPLLAFGALFIAGTSAVTYRSGWQRRRLSKKTVSAVVRAIDDLPIKSRLYAGDATTKAHRIFSVTNWPVLPVYDGWNALRGFVSRETLEDEDPATEGSVLDIAEFEFVTAAPGDNLLEVTEKIVAANVYGAAVYGNRGRILGFVFTEDIMELLGKGNRRR; from the coding sequence GTGGACTTGCACTGGAGTTTCGTGCTGGTCGTTCCGGGCATTCTTTATTTGAGTTATCAGCCCGAGGTAGGAATCGTGCGGGAGGCGTTGACCTGGTACCTTTCGGTCGGGGTGTTGCTCTTCCTGTTCGTACTACTACACGAGCTGGGGCACGCACTGATGGCTCGCGCCCGAGACGTAACGGCGGAGAAAATTGTTCTCTTTCCGCTCGGAGGTGGCGCCTTCCTGCCCGACCCTCCCAAAACCGTGGTGGATGAGCTACTGATCTACGGAGCCGGGCCGGGAGCGAACCTACTTTTAGCGGCCATTGCCCTACCCTTCCTCTATTTCCAGCCGGACGGTGATTTATTATTACGGAGTTTCGTTGACCCCTTTGGTAATTACGTAGTGCAGCCCGACCGGATGGACCAATTACTGGGCGTCAGCGTGGCGGTCAACCTAATTCTGGCCATTGGAAACCTGCTGCCAGCCTATCCCCTCGATGGTGGGCGGATGCTAAGAGCTTTACTGCGCCGGCCACTCGGTGAGCGCCCGGCGGTAGTGGTGGTTACCCTGCTCGGGATGCTGATTGGCATCTCTTTACTAGGTCTCGCGTGGTACCTGAAGGATCCGCTCTTAGCCTTCGGTGCATTGTTCATCGCGGGGACGTCCGCCGTGACCTACCGCAGCGGATGGCAACGGAGAAGACTGAGTAAGAAGACCGTTAGTGCAGTAGTGAGAGCGATAGATGACCTTCCGATCAAATCACGTTTATACGCTGGCGACGCTACCACTAAGGCTCACCGAATATTTAGCGTCACCAACTGGCCGGTGCTGCCCGTTTACGATGGGTGGAATGCGCTGCGTGGCTTCGTTTCCCGAGAAACATTAGAGGATGAGGACCCCGCCACGGAAGGCAGCGTCCTCGACATAGCGGAATTCGAATTCGTGACCGCCGCGCCGGGTGACAACCTGCTGGAAGTAACGGAGAAGATCGTGGCAGCCAACGTCTACGGCGCCGCCGTCTACGGCAATCGGGGAAGAATACTGGGCTTCGTCTTCACCGAGGACATCATGGAGCTGCTGGGGAAGGGCAATCGCCGCCGCTAA
- the rnc gene encoding ribonuclease III: MIKTVRRFYNYFLHPEREFVRRLRRLLGFTPAYLNVFKLAFQHKSNNGDTAKEDKPYGGQNNERLEFLGDAVLGTIVAEYLYKKYPLGDEGFLTKMRSKIVKRNSLNTIGDNMGLDELLSTYNNVRIAKSMLGNAVEALVGAIYVERGYKKTTQFVVRQMLRNYVDIEHLETFDDNYKSQLLEHCQKNGSKVDYSVVKRFKQDKRDRFKVAVNVDGRRVAVGEDFNKKSAEQIASKRALVDMGIKVSR; encoded by the coding sequence TTGATAAAGACCGTCCGACGATTCTATAATTATTTCCTCCATCCGGAACGTGAATTCGTCCGGCGGCTCCGGCGTTTGCTCGGATTTACGCCCGCGTACCTGAACGTGTTCAAGCTGGCGTTTCAGCACAAGAGCAACAACGGCGATACGGCAAAGGAAGACAAACCTTACGGCGGCCAGAATAACGAGCGCCTGGAATTCCTGGGGGATGCCGTCCTCGGTACCATCGTGGCGGAGTACCTCTACAAGAAGTACCCGCTGGGTGATGAGGGTTTCCTGACTAAGATGCGCTCCAAGATCGTCAAGCGGAACAGCCTGAATACGATTGGTGACAACATGGGGCTCGACGAATTGCTGAGCACCTACAACAACGTCCGCATCGCCAAGTCCATGCTCGGCAACGCCGTCGAAGCGCTCGTCGGGGCCATTTACGTGGAGCGGGGCTACAAGAAAACAACCCAGTTTGTCGTCCGCCAAATGCTGCGTAACTACGTGGACATCGAGCACCTGGAAACCTTCGACGATAACTACAAAAGCCAGTTGCTGGAGCACTGCCAGAAGAATGGCAGCAAGGTCGACTACTCCGTCGTTAAACGCTTCAAACAGGATAAGCGCGATCGCTTTAAGGTAGCCGTCAACGTTGACGGGCGCCGCGTGGCCGTGGGGGAAGACTTCAATAAAAAGAGTGCCGAACAGATCGCCAGCAAACGGGCCTTGGTTGATATGGGGATCAAAGTCAGCCGTTAG
- a CDS encoding acyl carrier protein: MASIKEKVTQIIVDKLGVDEAEVTTEASFTNDLGADSLDTVELIMEFEKEFDISIPDEQAENIQTVGQAVTYLESSVEK; the protein is encoded by the coding sequence ATGGCTAGCATTAAAGAAAAAGTAACCCAGATCATCGTCGACAAACTTGGCGTCGACGAAGCAGAAGTTACCACCGAAGCAAGCTTCACCAACGACCTCGGCGCGGACTCGCTCGATACCGTTGAACTGATCATGGAATTCGAAAAGGAATTCGATATCAGCATCCCCGACGAGCAGGCTGAGAACATTCAAACCGTCGGCCAGGCCGTCACTTACCTGGAAAGCAGCGTCGAGAAGTAA
- the mnmE gene encoding tRNA uridine-5-carboxymethylaminomethyl(34) synthesis GTPase MnmE — MQEPIVAIATPPGEGAIGVVRLSGAGCIELADTLFPALSLVRSKARRAIFGGLAAPDGELVDEVVTTVYRAPASYTGEDAVEISCHGSPYILSRIVQLCIDAGARMAQPGEFSQRAFLNGKLDLSQAEAVADLIASESAAAHRIALGQLRGGVSNEIQELRTKLINFASLIELELDFGEEDVEFADRDDLRELVEKIRHRIEALTTSFRLGNTIKLGVTTVIAGRPNAGKSTLLNALLNEERAIVSDIPGTTRDTIEETINIDGVTFRLVDTAGIREATDQIEAIGVERALERVASSHVLVYVFDVIETDPVTLASDLDRLYREDMELVVVANKMDLNPYTKYEHYFGESYGGKFAVPEDRFIPMVARDKSNLAYLQETLLNAATGGVGRLDQQQVILSNARHYDVLSRADQALERVLSGLGSGISQDFIAMDIRQALRELGEITGEITTDDLLGNIFSNFCIGK, encoded by the coding sequence ATGCAAGAACCCATCGTCGCCATTGCCACCCCGCCCGGAGAAGGGGCCATCGGGGTCGTCCGCCTGTCCGGAGCCGGCTGTATAGAGTTGGCGGATACGCTGTTTCCGGCGCTGTCGCTGGTGCGCAGCAAAGCCCGAAGAGCCATATTCGGGGGGCTGGCGGCGCCCGATGGTGAGCTGGTGGACGAGGTCGTGACGACCGTGTACCGCGCCCCGGCCAGCTATACGGGGGAGGACGCCGTAGAGATTAGTTGCCACGGAAGCCCTTACATCCTTAGCCGGATCGTCCAGCTTTGTATCGACGCAGGAGCAAGGATGGCCCAGCCAGGGGAGTTCAGCCAACGCGCCTTCCTGAACGGTAAGTTGGACTTGAGCCAGGCCGAAGCCGTCGCCGACCTTATCGCCAGTGAATCCGCCGCCGCCCACCGGATCGCCCTCGGCCAATTACGCGGTGGCGTAAGTAATGAGATTCAGGAACTCCGGACCAAACTCATAAATTTTGCCTCCCTGATTGAGCTGGAGCTGGACTTTGGCGAAGAGGACGTCGAGTTTGCTGACCGGGACGATCTGCGGGAGTTGGTAGAAAAGATCCGCCACCGCATCGAAGCGTTAACGACTTCTTTCCGATTGGGAAACACCATTAAACTGGGGGTGACAACCGTCATCGCCGGCCGGCCGAATGCGGGGAAATCCACCCTGCTTAACGCGCTGCTGAACGAGGAGCGGGCCATTGTATCCGATATCCCCGGAACGACGCGGGATACGATTGAAGAAACCATCAACATCGACGGGGTAACCTTCCGCCTGGTGGATACCGCGGGTATCCGGGAAGCGACGGACCAGATCGAGGCCATCGGTGTGGAGCGGGCGCTGGAGCGCGTGGCCTCCAGCCACGTTTTGGTTTACGTATTTGACGTCATCGAGACCGACCCCGTTACGCTGGCGTCGGACCTGGATCGGCTGTACCGGGAGGACATGGAACTGGTCGTCGTGGCCAACAAGATGGACCTCAACCCCTACACGAAGTACGAGCACTATTTTGGAGAATCCTACGGGGGGAAGTTTGCCGTTCCGGAAGACCGTTTCATTCCGATGGTGGCCAGGGATAAGAGCAATCTGGCTTATCTACAGGAGACATTGCTGAATGCTGCTACCGGTGGGGTAGGGCGCCTTGATCAGCAGCAGGTCATCCTTTCGAATGCCCGCCACTACGACGTGTTGAGCCGCGCGGATCAAGCCCTTGAACGCGTGCTAAGTGGATTGGGCTCCGGCATCAGCCAGGATTTCATTGCGATGGATATCCGTCAGGCACTCCGGGAACTAGGAGAGATCACCGGAGAGATCACGACGGATGACCTATTGGGGAATATCTTCTCTAATTTCTGCATCGGCAAGTAG